GGCATCTGCGGATCGTCAGACTTGACGGCCTGGCGGATGCTCACGAGCGGCCGGCCGAACCGATAGAGCGCCCACCAGCCGAGTCCCGCCACCAGGCCGCAAATCGTCAGCACAAGCAGGCGGCGTTCGGGCGCGGCGCCATTCACGCCTTGCAGAAAACTCTCGGCGCTGATCACGTGCGTCACGCTGTAGCCGTACGCAAGGTGCTGGATGCCGTGCAGCAGCAGCGCGAGCAGCATGCCGCCAAGGCCGGCGCCGAGGCCGGTCAGCAGCGTGACCGCGGCCACCATGGCAAACGGACTGCGCTCGCAGCGTACTGGCTCGGAGGTGGTTGATTTGACTGACATGGTGCGTCGAGAAAGTGCGAAAAGAGTAAAAGCGGCCATTTTATTGCGCAATGCAGCATGAATCAAATTGATTTTTCGGTTTGACTGATGCAAATACTGCATATGTTCAAACAAAGGACTTCACGGTGCCTGCGAAACTGGCGTTTTCGGCCCGGCGCCATGTCTGCCGGCCGTACCGCCGCCAACCTGACCGGCGAGTATCTCCTCTACCGATTGGCGAATTACCTGAAGTCAAATCGACCGGATTAACGCGAAATCGCGTCCGAAAACAGGTTACAAATAACAAACCGAATTGCACACAGCGCCAATACAATAATTACATTTACCCAACATAAAGCACACCACGGCCATTCAGCATGAAATGTGCTCCAGGGATTAATACCGATAAACGCGCGTTCATTCATGCAAGCGTTTAACAGTCGGCGTACACTCGCTCGGAGCCCATGCCACGGGGCGTGCGGGGCTGCGGAGCCACCCGTCGTTGAACACGGGTGATTGGAGAATCAGGAGAACAATCAATGAGTTGGACACGGGAACAAAGAAACGTCACGATCGCCGCCTATCTGGGCTGGACACTCGACGCATTCGATTTCTTTCTAATGGTGTTCGTATTGAAAGATATCGCGGCGGAGTTCAATACAAAAATCCCTGAAGTCGCCTTCGGCATTATGCTGACCTTGATGATGCGTCCGGTCGGCGCATTGATTTTCGGCTGGCTCGCCGACAAGTACGGCCGCCGTCCCACGCTGATGGTGAACATCGCGTGCTTCTCGCTGCTGGAACTGCTGTCCGGGTTTTCGCCGAACCTGGCCACCCTGCTCGTGCTGCGCGCGTTGTTCGGCATCGCGATGGGCGGCGAATGGGGCGTCGGCGGCGCACTGACCATGGAAACCGTGCCGCCGAAGTCGCGCGGCATCGTCTCGGGTCTGCTGCAAGCAGGCTATCCGAGCGGCTATCTGCTCGCCTCGGTCGTGTTCGGCGTGTTCTATCAGTACATCGGCTGGCGCGGCATGTTCTTCGTCGGCGTGCTGCCGGCGTTGCTCGTGCTGTACGTGCGGGCGCACGTGCCGGAATCGCCCGCCTTCAAGACGCTCGAAAAGAAAGCGCGTCCGGGTCTCGTCGCCACGCTCAGGCAGAACGTCAAGCTGTCGCTGTACGCGATCATTCTGATGACCGCGTTCAACTTCTTCTCGCACGGTTCGCAGGATCTGTATCCGACCTTCCTGCGCGTGCAGCATCAGTTCGATGCGCATACGGTGTCATGGATCACGATCGTGCTGAACATCGGCGCAATTTGCGGCGGACTATTTTTCGGTTCGTTGTCCGAGAAGATCGGCCGCAAGCGTGCGATCTTCATCGCGGCATTGATCGCGTTGCCGGTGCTGCCGTTGTGGGCCTTCTCGACCACGCCGATGCTGCTCGCGGTCGGCGCCTTCCTGATGCAGATCTCCGTGCAGGGTGCATGGGGTGTGATTCCGGTGCACCTGAACGAAATCTCGCCCGATGAAATCCGCGCGACGTTCCCCGGCCTCGTGTATCAGCTCGGCAATCTGATCGCGTCGGTCAACGGCCCGTTGCAGGCGAGTGCTGCCGAAGCGCACGGCAACAACTACGCGCTCATCATGGCGGTCGTGATCGGCATCGTGGTGGTGGTGATTGCCGCACTGATTCCGTTCAGCCGCGAGCGCCGCGGCATCGACATGACGCAGTCGGCTAAACAGGTTGCGGCACAGCTTTAAGCGTTCGAACCCAACAGCTGTTTTGCCGGCGCGTCATCGGGCTCGATAGACGAGCAAGGCGGTTCGAACCGCCGCGACGCAAAGCACGCGTCAGCCAACAAACGCAAGGCCAAACAAGGCAGCAGGCAATACGAGGCCGTTCCGATTTCCATCGGAACGGCTTTTTTATTGCCACGCGGTTTGACGCGCCGCGTGCACGGAAAAGCGGACCTTCGTCAGGTCTTCTAGAGGAGTTAGTCGACACAGACCCTTGATCGCACGGACCATTCCTTCTTATCCTGAAAAGAACGGCCGTTTCAAATAAACACTTGAATCGCTTGTTTGCGGGCCGGGCGCCCGGCAACTGGGAGACGCAACATGGCAGTTCGCACAACGGGCCGACATGCCGGCGATACGAAATCCCGCATCCTCGACGCCTCCGAAACACTATTCATCGAATGCGGCTATGAAGCCATGTCTTTGCGCCAGATTACTTCGCGCGCCGAAGTAAATCTCGCGGCAGTGAACTATCACTTCGGCAACAAGGAATCGCTGATTCACTCGATGCTGTCACGCCGCCTCGACCACCTCAATCAGGAACGGCTCAAGCTGCTCGACCGCTTCGACGCCATGCTCGGCGAACGCCTGACCTGCGAGCACGTGCTCGGCGCGATGTTCATTCCGGCGCTGCGCCTGTCGCGCGATCCGCGCGTGGGCGGCAAGGCGTTTCTGCGTTTGCTGGGCCGCGCTTATACCGATCCGTCGTCGTTCATTCGCGACTTTCTCAACGGGCACTACGCGTCAGTAGCGGTGCGCTTTTTCGATGCGTTCCAGCGCGCGTTGCCGCATCTGCCGCGCGAGGAACTCGGCTGGCGCCTGCACTTCGCGATCGGCGCGCTGTCTGGCGTGCTGGCCGGCACCGACACGGACAGCCTGATTTCCGAGTTCTCGCAGGGCAAGTCGATGAACGACCTGCAACTCATCGCACGCCTCGCCTCGCTGATGGTGGCCGCGCTCAAGGCACCGCTGCCTGACGGCTCGCAACTGGCCGCGTTTGCCGCCGTTCTGGGCGATGCCACCGACGGCGGCTCGCACTGCGTCGGCGACGGCAGCGCGGAATGCGCGAGCGCGGCACACATTGAAGGCGGAGCGGAATCGTTATCGCCGGCCGTATCGGAAAGCGAACATCGTGACGGCAACATGGAAGCAGCTCCGCGTCAGCACGCATGTGACGGTGCGGCTTGACGATCGGGCGCCGCGGGAAGCGCGCTGTCAGAAGCCGCGGCTGCGCACGCGGCGCTCGCGCGAGCGGGCAAAAAATCAGTAGAACGCGAACCGTCCGTGCTGCGTGGATGCGTTCGTTCGCACCATCGAAACAGGAGGAAACGTCATGCCGTGGTTCATCCTGATGCTCGTCATTGCCGCTTTCGCGCTCGTCTACATTCAGGCGCGCGCGACATGGTGGCTTGCCTTCATGATCGTCTGGGTGGCGGCCGCGCATGTCAGCGGAGCCGCGGGTCCGGTGGCCACGACGCTGCTCGCCATCGTCCTCGTCCTCCCCGCTCTCGTGCTCGCGCTCAAACCGCTGCGCCGCACGTGGCTCGCGAAGCCGGTGCTCGACATCTTCCGCAAGATCCTGCCGCAGATGTCGCCGACCGAGCGCGATGCGATCGAAGCCGGCACGGTCTGGTGGGATGCCGAACTGTTCTCGGGACGCCCGCATTGGGACAAGCTGCTCAGCTACGGCCCCGCCACGCTGAGCGCGGAAGAACAGTCGTTCCTCGACGTCGAATGCGAGCAGTTGTGCGATCTCGCAAACGACTGGGAAACCACCATGGTCTGGCAGGACCTGTCGCCGCAAACCTGGCAGTACATCAAGGAGCGTGGCTTTCTCGGCATGATCATTCCG
The nucleotide sequence above comes from Paraburkholderia sp. FT54. Encoded proteins:
- a CDS encoding MFS transporter is translated as MSWTREQRNVTIAAYLGWTLDAFDFFLMVFVLKDIAAEFNTKIPEVAFGIMLTLMMRPVGALIFGWLADKYGRRPTLMVNIACFSLLELLSGFSPNLATLLVLRALFGIAMGGEWGVGGALTMETVPPKSRGIVSGLLQAGYPSGYLLASVVFGVFYQYIGWRGMFFVGVLPALLVLYVRAHVPESPAFKTLEKKARPGLVATLRQNVKLSLYAIILMTAFNFFSHGSQDLYPTFLRVQHQFDAHTVSWITIVLNIGAICGGLFFGSLSEKIGRKRAIFIAALIALPVLPLWAFSTTPMLLAVGAFLMQISVQGAWGVIPVHLNEISPDEIRATFPGLVYQLGNLIASVNGPLQASAAEAHGNNYALIMAVVIGIVVVVIAALIPFSRERRGIDMTQSAKQVAAQL
- a CDS encoding TetR/AcrR family transcriptional regulator, whose protein sequence is MAVRTTGRHAGDTKSRILDASETLFIECGYEAMSLRQITSRAEVNLAAVNYHFGNKESLIHSMLSRRLDHLNQERLKLLDRFDAMLGERLTCEHVLGAMFIPALRLSRDPRVGGKAFLRLLGRAYTDPSSFIRDFLNGHYASVAVRFFDAFQRALPHLPREELGWRLHFAIGALSGVLAGTDTDSLISEFSQGKSMNDLQLIARLASLMVAALKAPLPDGSQLAAFAAVLGDATDGGSHCVGDGSAECASAAHIEGGAESLSPAVSESEHRDGNMEAAPRQHACDGAA